The proteins below are encoded in one region of Limnochorda pilosa:
- a CDS encoding IclR family transcriptional regulator, with the protein MSGARGITLSELARAVQLPKSTVLRITMTLVDDGLVQREEPTGLFRLGIRTFELGSLVLSVLEIPRQARPYLEKLAEQTRETVHLCVLDDGEVVYVDKIESPQTVRLYSRIGRRAPAHCTGVGKVLLAHLPGDERLHLVERHPLDGYTPNTITDFLALEKELEEIRKTGIAFDQEEHEEGIRCVAAPIFDYTGEARAAVSVTVPTFRTTPDRMKELAELVRQTTEVISEAMGYGAHRNIRGSFGGGVVRG; encoded by the coding sequence TTGAGCGGTGCGCGCGGAATCACCCTGAGCGAACTGGCACGCGCCGTACAGCTTCCAAAGAGCACCGTCCTCCGCATCACCATGACGCTGGTCGACGACGGTCTGGTGCAGCGTGAGGAGCCCACCGGCCTCTTCCGGCTCGGTATCCGCACCTTCGAGCTGGGGAGTCTTGTGCTCAGCGTCCTGGAAATCCCGCGGCAGGCACGACCTTACCTAGAAAAACTCGCGGAGCAGACGCGGGAGACGGTCCATCTCTGCGTCTTGGACGATGGCGAGGTCGTCTACGTGGACAAGATCGAGAGCCCCCAGACCGTGCGGCTCTACTCCCGCATCGGTCGCCGGGCGCCTGCCCACTGCACCGGGGTGGGCAAGGTGCTCCTGGCTCACCTTCCGGGCGACGAGCGGCTCCACCTGGTCGAGCGACACCCTCTGGATGGGTACACCCCCAACACCATCACCGACTTCCTGGCGCTCGAAAAGGAACTGGAGGAGATCCGGAAGACGGGTATCGCCTTCGACCAGGAGGAGCACGAGGAGGGGATTCGTTGCGTGGCCGCCCCCATCTTCGACTACACGGGCGAGGCGCGGGCAGCTGTGAGCGTCACGGTCCCCACCTTTCGGACCACGCCCGACCGGATGAAAGAGCTGGCTGAACTCGTACGCCAGACCACCGAGGTCATCTCCGAGGCCATGGGATACGGGGCTCATAGGAACATCCGGGGCTCCTTCGGAGGTGGGGTCGTTCGAGGGTGA
- a CDS encoding aldo/keto reductase, with translation MEYRNLGRSGLKVSRLCLGTMSFGRWIGEEEARRVLDTALDAGITFIDTADFYGRGQDTGDFSQIGEAETILGRLLKGRRDDVVLATKVYFPTGPGPNEGGLSRKHVLQAAEASLRRLQTEYVDLYIIHRWDAETPIEETLLTLNDLVRAGKVRYVGASNLAAWQLCKALGLSERLGLEPFVSVQPELSILRRAAESELLPFCESEGLGVTVYSPLARGLLTGKYGPEILEGRYPAATRAAAGEERLHRLLTRESLRVVEALKPVAEASGRSLAQLALGWVLAKPVVTSAIIGASRAEQLGPLVEVLGHPLSAEEVRKIEEVYAGSTGQADR, from the coding sequence GTGGAGTACCGCAACCTGGGCCGTTCGGGCCTCAAGGTCTCTCGCCTCTGCCTGGGGACCATGTCCTTCGGCCGATGGATCGGCGAGGAGGAGGCGCGCCGGGTGCTGGACACGGCCCTGGACGCAGGCATCACGTTCATCGACACCGCGGACTTCTACGGCCGGGGCCAGGACACGGGGGACTTCAGCCAGATCGGCGAGGCCGAGACGATCCTGGGCCGGCTGCTGAAGGGCCGGCGGGACGACGTGGTCTTGGCCACCAAGGTCTACTTTCCTACGGGGCCAGGCCCCAACGAGGGCGGGCTCTCCCGGAAGCACGTCCTCCAGGCCGCGGAGGCGAGCCTGCGACGCCTCCAGACGGAGTACGTGGACCTCTACATCATCCACCGCTGGGATGCGGAGACGCCCATCGAGGAGACCCTCCTCACCCTCAACGACCTGGTGCGTGCGGGAAAGGTCCGCTACGTCGGCGCCTCCAACCTGGCTGCCTGGCAGCTCTGCAAGGCCCTGGGCCTGAGCGAGCGCCTGGGGCTCGAACCCTTCGTCTCCGTGCAGCCCGAGCTCAGCATCCTGCGCCGGGCTGCCGAGAGCGAGCTCCTGCCCTTCTGCGAGAGTGAAGGCCTGGGCGTGACGGTGTACAGCCCGCTGGCCCGGGGCCTGCTCACGGGCAAGTACGGGCCCGAGATCCTGGAGGGCCGGTATCCGGCGGCTACCCGCGCCGCGGCCGGGGAGGAGCGCCTCCACCGGTTGCTCACCCGGGAAAGCCTCCGGGTGGTGGAGGCCTTGAAGCCCGTCGCAGAGGCATCTGGGAGGAGCCTGGCCCAGCTTGCTCTGGGTTGGGTCCTCGCCAAACCCGTGGTCACCTCGGCCATCATCGGCGCCTCCCGTGCGGAGCAGCTCGGGCCCCTGGTCGAGGTGCTGGGACACCCCCTGAGCGCCGAGGAAGTCCGGAAGATCGAGGAGGTCTACGCCGGGTCCACGGGGCAGGCGGATCGGTGA
- the rsgA gene encoding ribosome small subunit-dependent GTPase A, whose protein sequence is MSLFDLRILGWGPMHDPPFETYRSGGCEPARVAGHSHDVYTVLTAAGSRLARVSGRYRHQAATRAEYPVVGDWVALRGPATSGEGVIEGLLPRRSAISRKAAAPNGKVEEQVLAANVDTVFLVSSLNREFNPRRIERYLITAWESGADPVVVLNKADLCADPDAHQDLLGPVAAGVPVFLTSAATGRGLEALAPYLGAGRTVAFLGSSGVGKSSLINRLAGRELQATGAIRDDDDRGRHTTTRSDLILLPGGALLVDTPGLRELAPWSSEEGLDQTFADIAELARGCRFSDCRHEGEPECSVQTALDEGRLSPERLAAYRKLRREQAFLRRKQDQRERLERQRWGKQLAKATRQRERSGMARPKTKG, encoded by the coding sequence TTGAGTCTTTTCGACCTACGGATCCTCGGCTGGGGACCCATGCACGACCCGCCGTTCGAGACGTATCGGAGCGGTGGGTGCGAACCTGCCCGGGTCGCCGGGCACAGCCACGACGTCTACACGGTCCTGACGGCGGCCGGTTCTCGCCTGGCCCGGGTGTCGGGGCGATACCGCCACCAGGCTGCCACCCGCGCCGAATACCCCGTGGTGGGAGACTGGGTCGCCCTGCGCGGGCCCGCCACCAGCGGAGAGGGCGTGATCGAAGGACTCCTTCCCCGCCGCAGCGCCATCTCCCGCAAGGCCGCGGCGCCCAACGGGAAGGTCGAGGAGCAGGTGCTGGCGGCCAACGTCGACACCGTCTTCCTGGTGAGCTCCCTCAACCGGGAGTTCAACCCGCGACGCATCGAGCGGTACCTGATCACCGCCTGGGAGAGCGGCGCCGATCCCGTCGTCGTGTTGAACAAGGCAGACCTCTGCGCGGATCCGGACGCACACCAGGACCTCCTGGGACCCGTTGCGGCGGGCGTGCCCGTCTTTCTCACCAGCGCCGCCACGGGCCGGGGGCTGGAGGCGCTCGCCCCATACCTGGGCGCGGGCCGAACCGTGGCCTTTCTCGGTTCCTCGGGGGTGGGCAAGTCGAGCCTGATCAACCGCCTAGCGGGCCGCGAGCTCCAGGCCACGGGAGCCATTCGCGACGACGACGACCGCGGGCGGCACACCACCACCCGGAGCGATCTGATCCTCCTGCCCGGCGGTGCCCTCCTGGTGGACACCCCCGGCCTGCGGGAATTGGCGCCGTGGTCCTCGGAAGAAGGGCTCGACCAGACCTTCGCGGACATCGCTGAGCTCGCCCGGGGCTGCCGCTTCAGCGACTGCCGGCACGAGGGCGAGCCGGAGTGCTCCGTCCAGACGGCACTGGACGAGGGTCGCCTCTCCCCCGAGCGTCTCGCCGCGTACCGCAAGCTCCGGCGGGAGCAGGCCTTCTTGCGCCGGAAGCAGGACCAGCGTGAGCGGCTCGAACGGCAGCGCTGGGGTAAGCAGCTCGCCAAGGCCACGCGGCAGCGGGAGCGGTCGGGGATGGCCAGACCGAAGACGAAAGGGTGA
- a CDS encoding glycosyltransferase family 4 protein produces MRLKLDCQLRAATGIPVIFHVHNIYSTPTEYQQEDERRYFENLESWLIRESAAIIPVSDYIGQMCLRLGTDAEKMTVIPKAVHLEEYAGDWQPHDRQTVLFVGRLSPEKGLDTLFAAVALMRDAGTPVRLLVAGTGEDAYVEKLFRQVDELDLRRHVAFLGFVGGRDLVRLYQTSSVTVVPGHMEAFGRVAIEAMAAGAPVVVSDVGGLGPLVRPSETGWRVPAGNPEALAGTLTEALTDQEKASRLAAEGRTEARSLYSWERVLKATVDVYLRVARGR; encoded by the coding sequence GTGAGGCTGAAGCTCGACTGCCAGCTCCGGGCGGCCACCGGTATCCCGGTGATCTTCCACGTTCACAACATTTATTCGACGCCCACCGAATACCAGCAGGAGGATGAACGGCGGTATTTTGAGAACCTTGAGTCCTGGCTGATCCGGGAGTCGGCAGCGATCATTCCGGTCAGCGACTACATAGGACAGATGTGCCTACGGCTCGGTACTGACGCCGAGAAGATGACCGTCATCCCCAAGGCCGTTCACCTGGAGGAGTATGCTGGGGACTGGCAGCCACATGACCGGCAGACGGTCCTCTTCGTGGGTCGGCTCTCCCCGGAGAAGGGCCTGGATACCCTCTTCGCAGCGGTCGCCCTTATGCGTGATGCCGGCACGCCCGTGCGGCTCCTCGTGGCGGGCACTGGTGAAGACGCCTACGTCGAGAAGCTCTTCAGGCAGGTGGACGAGCTTGATCTTCGGCGGCATGTCGCTTTCCTCGGCTTTGTCGGCGGGCGCGACCTCGTCAGGCTGTACCAGACCAGCAGCGTGACGGTGGTGCCGGGCCACATGGAGGCCTTCGGACGAGTGGCGATTGAGGCGATGGCCGCTGGGGCTCCCGTAGTCGTCAGCGATGTGGGAGGCCTGGGCCCATTGGTGAGGCCCTCAGAAACCGGATGGCGCGTGCCCGCGGGCAACCCCGAAGCTCTGGCCGGCACCCTGACGGAGGCGCTCACCGATCAGGAGAAGGCAAGCCGGTTAGCGGCAGAGGGGCGCACCGAGGCGCGCTCCCTCTACAGCTGGGAGCGGGTTCTCAAGGCGACGGTTGACGTCTACCTGCGGGTGGCTCGGGGACGATGA
- a CDS encoding RidA family protein has translation MPKEQVRTNRAPAAKGPYSQGIRTGDFIYVSGQGPLDPGTGQVVGTTIQEQTAQVLENIRAILDAAGASMADVVKATCHLADLSYFDGFNEVYERHFPEPRPARTTVGSQLQGILVEMDVIAHLSGR, from the coding sequence ATGCCTAAGGAGCAGGTCCGCACGAACCGAGCCCCGGCCGCGAAGGGCCCATACTCGCAGGGAATCCGCACGGGAGACTTCATCTACGTCTCAGGGCAGGGGCCCTTGGATCCGGGAACGGGTCAGGTTGTCGGAACCACGATTCAAGAACAGACAGCGCAGGTACTAGAGAACATCAGAGCGATCCTTGATGCGGCCGGAGCGAGTATGGCCGACGTTGTGAAGGCGACGTGCCACCTGGCCGATCTATCCTACTTCGATGGTTTCAACGAGGTGTATGAGCGGCACTTCCCCGAACCGAGACCGGCGCGGACTACCGTGGGGAGCCAGTTGCAGGGGATTCTAGTGGAGATGGACGTAATCGCGCACCTGAGCGGGCGGTGA
- a CDS encoding Gfo/Idh/MocA family oxidoreductase: MESIAGIVVHPDARATLIATHPAVRLRILSALVLLGVPLFAENPAGTRSAEVGDLAARAESSGLSARVGFMKRLAPAYRRVRQIARSRGTIGLQGRRTVGEYTADEEFLTDVAVHAFDLLRYLLGDVKLLAVDRVELAEQLLTRGGLWDGTWRRRRRSRCRTTSFGRLRDLLNLRLDLAWCDVTGTYVEGDRCTR; the protein is encoded by the coding sequence GTGGAGTCGATTGCGGGGATCGTAGTGCACCCCGATGCCCGTGCCACCCTGATCGCCACACACCCTGCGGTTAGGCTTCGGATCCTGAGCGCGCTGGTGCTGCTGGGCGTGCCGCTCTTCGCGGAGAACCCGGCGGGCACGAGATCGGCGGAGGTAGGGGATCTGGCGGCCAGAGCAGAATCATCAGGTCTGTCGGCGCGGGTGGGGTTTATGAAGCGGCTTGCACCCGCCTACCGGCGAGTGCGGCAGATCGCTCGCAGCCGGGGTACCATTGGGCTGCAAGGGCGGCGTACGGTGGGTGAGTACACCGCTGACGAGGAGTTCCTGACGGATGTGGCTGTGCATGCATTCGATCTGTTGCGTTACCTGTTGGGCGACGTGAAACTTCTCGCCGTGGACAGGGTGGAGTTGGCAGAGCAACTCTTGACGCGGGGAGGCCTTTGGGATGGCACCTGGCGAAGGCGAAGAAGGAGCCGCTGCAGAACCACATCGTTCGGGCGCCTCCGGGACCTCCTGAACCTGCGGCTAGACCTCGCGTGGTGCGACGTCACCGGCACGTACGTCGAAGGTGACCGCTGTACCCGCTGA
- a CDS encoding bifunctional 4-hydroxy-2-oxoglutarate aldolase/2-dehydro-3-deoxy-phosphogluconate aldolase: MVRAEQVQRLVEAGVIPIVRVGSEETALRVSEALLAGGVRTVEVTFTVPGASRVIAALRERYPELLVGAGTVLDAASAREAVAAGAHYLLSVGLVREVVETAHRYGLPAIPGVLTPTEALRGLELGADVLKLFPASLVGPSYLKALTAPLPQASWCPTGGVDLENLAEWARAGADLVGVGGPLLQDVAQTGDFQALTARAHRFVSGWNEAVAATREGASR, translated from the coding sequence ATGGTACGGGCAGAGCAGGTGCAGCGCCTAGTCGAGGCGGGGGTCATCCCCATCGTCCGCGTCGGGTCGGAGGAGACGGCGCTGCGGGTGAGCGAGGCGCTCCTCGCAGGCGGCGTCCGTACCGTGGAGGTGACCTTCACGGTACCGGGGGCTTCCCGGGTGATCGCCGCGCTCCGGGAGCGCTACCCCGAGCTCCTGGTAGGGGCGGGAACCGTGCTGGATGCCGCCTCGGCCCGGGAGGCGGTGGCGGCCGGTGCCCACTACCTCCTCAGCGTAGGGCTGGTACGTGAGGTGGTGGAGACAGCTCACCGCTATGGGCTTCCGGCCATCCCCGGCGTCCTCACCCCCACCGAGGCCCTTCGGGGCCTGGAGCTGGGTGCCGACGTGCTGAAGCTCTTCCCCGCTTCCCTGGTGGGTCCCAGCTACCTGAAGGCCCTGACAGCCCCCCTGCCCCAGGCCTCCTGGTGCCCCACGGGCGGCGTGGACCTGGAGAACCTGGCCGAGTGGGCGCGAGCCGGAGCCGACCTGGTGGGAGTCGGCGGGCCGCTGCTGCAGGACGTGGCGCAGACCGGCGACTTCCAGGCGCTCACCGCCAGAGCCCATCGCTTCGTGTCCGGTTGGAACGAGGCCGTAGCGGCCACCAGGGAAGGGGCTTCCCGGTAA
- a CDS encoding ABC transporter permease, with protein MSEVLAERVQTQVSEGETVSNARRFWRTFRRHRLGMVGLGIVGALVIVAFAAPYLAPHDPLAQNILGARLHPPSAAYPLGTDELGRDLLSRLIYGARISLRIGIVAEGVALLIGSLVGALAGYLGGRFDDLLMRVTEIFMAIPSLLFLIAVVAILEPTVTTIALALGSIGWPSEARIMRSQVLALKNLEYVTAAHAIGVPGYKVLLRHIIPNALSPMIVVGTLGTAGAILSEATLSFLGLGIQQPIPSWGTMVNTGQSYIFNAWWYAIFPGLAIMVTVLGFNFVGDALRDALDPNRVTQGK; from the coding sequence GTGAGCGAGGTTCTGGCAGAACGGGTACAGACGCAGGTTTCCGAGGGCGAGACGGTCTCCAACGCCCGGCGGTTCTGGCGGACCTTCCGCCGCCACCGGCTTGGCATGGTGGGACTCGGCATCGTTGGCGCGCTGGTGATCGTCGCCTTTGCCGCGCCCTACCTTGCCCCCCACGACCCGCTGGCGCAGAACATCCTGGGGGCCCGCCTCCACCCGCCCTCCGCCGCCTACCCGCTGGGGACCGACGAGTTGGGCCGCGACCTCCTCAGCCGCCTCATCTACGGGGCGCGCATCTCGCTCCGCATCGGCATCGTGGCCGAGGGCGTGGCGCTCCTCATCGGCTCGCTGGTGGGCGCCCTGGCGGGCTACCTGGGCGGCCGCTTCGACGACCTGCTCATGCGGGTCACCGAGATCTTCATGGCCATCCCATCGCTCCTCTTCCTCATCGCCGTAGTAGCCATCCTGGAGCCCACGGTCACCACCATCGCGCTGGCCCTGGGCTCCATCGGCTGGCCCAGCGAGGCCCGCATCATGCGAAGCCAGGTGCTGGCCCTGAAGAACCTGGAGTACGTCACCGCCGCCCACGCCATCGGCGTACCCGGCTACAAGGTCCTGCTGCGCCACATCATCCCCAACGCCCTCAGCCCCATGATCGTCGTGGGCACCCTGGGCACCGCAGGAGCCATCCTGAGCGAGGCCACGCTGAGCTTCCTGGGGCTCGGCATCCAGCAGCCCATCCCCAGCTGGGGCACCATGGTGAACACGGGCCAGAGCTACATCTTCAACGCCTGGTGGTACGCGATCTTCCCCGGCCTGGCCATCATGGTCACCGTGCTCGGCTTCAACTTCGTGGGCGACGCCCTTCGCGACGCCCTGGACCCGAACCGGGTGACGCAGGGGAAGTGA
- a CDS encoding PIG-L family deacetylase, with translation MLSPHPDDAEYGSGGLLAGLRELDMEAHIACFVPTGELEDAPTLSETASIRQVEARASAELLGAMLHWLEGAALPRRPDAAQPGPAAQGDPS, from the coding sequence GTGCTTTCCCCGCATCCCGATGACGCCGAATACGGCAGCGGCGGTCTGCTGGCAGGGCTGCGTGAACTGGACATGGAGGCCCATATCGCGTGCTTTGTGCCGACAGGCGAGCTTGAGGATGCTCCGACCCTCTCCGAGACAGCGTCGATCAGGCAGGTGGAGGCGCGGGCCTCGGCGGAACTGCTTGGGGCGATGCTCCACTGGCTGGAGGGGGCTGCTCTCCCTCGTCGGCCTGATGCTGCGCAGCCTGGTCCGGCTGCTCAGGGAGATCCGTCCTGA
- a CDS encoding ABC transporter substrate-binding protein has protein sequence MARPVDRSPMSGPEITHSRTRRSTARRVLFLAVWMAALGLLAFSLAGPPALSRVEAATAFRYPIATDPEHLDPFRSTTVATRTILINVYEGLTTFDPLTGGIKPELAESWDISPDGLTYTFHLRKGVQFQQVPGVTYEDPNVTAEDWIWSFKMFLSGDTSVSEHPEYLEAVKGAKAFTEGEAGDVEGLRALDDHTLQITLEAPNHRFLFDLVNAYVVPREAYEQLGSRFSSTPVGTGPFLFREWRRDDHITLVKNPNYWESGLPKLDTLTYVNVPDANTQLFQYRQDELDVLLDLPTGQVAALRSEFPDQYHEIPGLNVRYMGFKWTTGPFKDNRALRLAFNYAIDKDTLWNVLMEGARFPATQGVLPPAMPAADVDGYPYDPEKAKELLAEAGYPGGKGLPPITYYYFASSASEPYHAAIQSMLAKVGIPIELRSEDNTTYWSHIGEDDVHLFLSGWSADFPDPSEVFNFLFYKGRDDTKYDNPEVDAMIDQATAMTDDQARNALYQKIHEQIMEDVPWVPLAYSKVMLLVKPYVKDFHLSAAGAYRVPMKYVSIER, from the coding sequence GTGGCACGTCCCGTTGACCGCTCGCCCATGTCGGGCCCAGAAATCACGCACTCCAGGACTCGACGTTCCACGGCCCGTCGCGTGCTCTTTCTCGCCGTCTGGATGGCCGCACTCGGCCTCCTGGCCTTCTCTTTGGCCGGCCCACCGGCCCTGAGCCGGGTCGAGGCCGCCACGGCCTTCCGCTACCCGATCGCCACCGATCCCGAGCACCTGGATCCCTTCCGCTCCACCACCGTGGCCACCCGGACGATCCTGATCAACGTCTACGAGGGCCTCACCACCTTCGACCCGCTGACGGGAGGCATCAAGCCCGAGCTGGCCGAGAGCTGGGACATCTCGCCCGACGGGCTCACCTACACCTTCCACCTGCGGAAGGGCGTGCAGTTCCAGCAGGTTCCCGGCGTGACCTACGAAGACCCCAACGTCACCGCCGAGGACTGGATCTGGTCCTTCAAGATGTTCCTGAGCGGCGACACCTCGGTGTCCGAGCATCCCGAGTACCTGGAGGCCGTGAAGGGCGCCAAAGCCTTCACCGAGGGTGAGGCCGGCGACGTGGAAGGCCTCCGTGCCCTGGACGACCACACCCTCCAGATCACCCTGGAGGCGCCGAACCACCGGTTCCTCTTCGACTTGGTGAACGCGTACGTGGTTCCCCGGGAGGCCTACGAGCAGCTTGGCTCCCGCTTCTCCAGCACCCCTGTGGGCACGGGCCCCTTCCTCTTCCGGGAGTGGCGCCGCGACGACCACATCACCCTGGTGAAGAATCCGAACTACTGGGAGTCCGGCCTGCCCAAGCTCGACACCCTCACCTATGTCAACGTGCCCGATGCCAACACCCAGCTCTTCCAGTACCGCCAGGACGAGCTCGACGTGCTGCTGGATCTCCCCACAGGCCAGGTGGCCGCCCTCCGCAGCGAGTTTCCGGACCAGTATCACGAGATCCCGGGCCTCAACGTGCGCTACATGGGTTTCAAGTGGACGACCGGGCCCTTCAAGGACAATCGGGCCCTGCGGCTCGCCTTCAACTACGCCATCGACAAGGATACCCTCTGGAACGTGCTGATGGAGGGCGCCCGCTTCCCCGCCACCCAGGGCGTGCTACCGCCGGCCATGCCCGCGGCCGACGTGGACGGCTACCCCTACGACCCCGAGAAGGCCAAGGAACTCCTGGCCGAGGCCGGATATCCCGGTGGCAAGGGCCTGCCGCCCATCACCTACTACTACTTCGCCTCGTCGGCCAGCGAGCCGTACCACGCCGCCATCCAGAGCATGCTGGCCAAGGTGGGCATCCCGATCGAGCTCCGCTCCGAGGATAACACCACCTACTGGAGCCATATCGGGGAGGACGACGTCCACCTCTTCCTGAGCGGCTGGAGCGCCGACTTCCCAGACCCCAGCGAGGTGTTCAACTTCCTCTTCTACAAGGGGCGGGACGACACCAAGTATGACAACCCCGAGGTCGACGCGATGATCGACCAGGCCACGGCCATGACCGATGACCAGGCCCGGAACGCCCTCTACCAGAAGATCCACGAGCAGATCATGGAGGACGTGCCCTGGGTGCCGCTGGCCTACAGCAAGGTGATGCTACTGGTGAAGCCCTACGTGAAGGACTTCCACCTGTCGGCCGCCGGGGCGTACCGGGTGCCGATGAAGTACGTCTCGATCGAGCGGTGA
- a CDS encoding ABC transporter permease, which yields MTRYVLRRLLLAIPTLWGVFTIIFVLSYLMPGDPVRAVLGESYRRADPATIQRVRDRLGLDDPWYVQYGRFLGRVAQGDLGTSYVLDQPVRDVVGYRFPRTVQLMAGGMLAALLIGIPAGILAAERQYTWVDHTLMFLALVGVAMPVFWQGILAKMFLTQDKYGIALFPVAGYGGGEFIYMVLPSLVLGTHLSATIARITRSSMLDVKPQQYMVTAAAKGLSRWRLVMRHQLKNALVPVVTVIGLDVGYLMGGSVVTETVFNWPGLGRAVVTAIMRRDTPVILGTLVFGAFIFVTVNLVIDLTYAFLNPRIRYE from the coding sequence GTGACCCGCTACGTCCTGCGCCGGCTGCTCCTGGCGATTCCCACGCTCTGGGGCGTCTTCACCATCATCTTCGTCCTCTCGTACCTCATGCCCGGGGACCCCGTGCGGGCCGTGCTGGGCGAGAGCTACCGCCGGGCCGACCCCGCCACCATCCAGCGGGTACGGGACCGCCTGGGGCTCGACGATCCCTGGTACGTCCAGTACGGGCGCTTCCTGGGGCGGGTCGCCCAGGGGGACCTGGGCACCTCCTACGTGCTGGACCAGCCGGTGCGGGACGTGGTGGGCTACCGCTTCCCCCGCACCGTGCAGCTCATGGCCGGGGGGATGCTGGCTGCCCTCCTCATCGGCATCCCCGCCGGGATCCTGGCCGCCGAGCGCCAGTACACCTGGGTCGATCACACCCTCATGTTCCTGGCCCTGGTGGGGGTCGCCATGCCCGTCTTCTGGCAGGGCATCCTGGCCAAGATGTTCCTCACCCAGGACAAGTACGGCATCGCCCTCTTCCCCGTGGCGGGCTACGGGGGCGGCGAGTTCATCTATATGGTGCTGCCCTCGCTGGTGCTGGGCACGCACCTCTCGGCGACCATCGCGCGCATCACCCGCTCTTCCATGCTGGACGTGAAGCCCCAGCAGTACATGGTCACGGCCGCGGCCAAGGGGCTCAGCCGCTGGCGGCTGGTGATGCGCCACCAGCTCAAGAACGCCCTGGTGCCGGTGGTCACCGTGATCGGGCTCGACGTGGGGTACCTGATGGGCGGCTCGGTGGTCACCGAGACCGTCTTCAACTGGCCGGGCCTGGGCCGGGCGGTGGTAACGGCCATCATGCGCCGCGATACGCCGGTGATCCTGGGGACCCTGGTCTTCGGCGCGTTCATCTTCGTCACGGTGAACCTGGTGATCGACCTCACGTACGCGTTCCTCAACCCGAGGATCCGGTACGAGTAG
- a CDS encoding aminotransferase class V-fold PLP-dependent enzyme, giving the protein MDLYTQLGLRPMINAAGTYTVLGGSRMPVEVLEAMNAAAGSFASIPEFQRRVHQRLAELTHNEAAFVVTGCAAGLYLSAATAAVQRLGLRPSELTPSRMAEAEVVVFRSHRNPYDWAVRQLGARLVEVGYPNEIQPVTESDFRAVFTDRTTAVLYTVSGWTAPGALPLRDVRRITLEYGVPLLVDAAAQLPPVENLWRFTREEGADAVIFSGGKDLRGPQASGLIVGRQGFVDLLAEVAFPAYGIGRMLKVGREEMAGLLSAVERYVSLDHAARKQWCEEQVELARRGLASLPGVTVERSYPNEAGQPLPRALVRWMGRPEMAKRVQEKLLAGDPTIAAHIDEKDGLFLNPMTLEEGEMSLIVDRVKAILADLAVDARRS; this is encoded by the coding sequence ATGGATCTCTATACACAACTCGGCTTGCGGCCGATGATCAACGCCGCCGGGACGTACACCGTCTTGGGTGGATCGAGGATGCCGGTCGAGGTGTTGGAGGCGATGAACGCCGCCGCTGGCTCTTTCGCTTCGATACCGGAGTTTCAGAGACGTGTGCATCAACGACTGGCGGAGTTGACACACAACGAGGCGGCCTTCGTGGTGACGGGTTGCGCGGCCGGCCTCTACCTTTCGGCGGCGACGGCCGCCGTGCAACGTCTGGGTTTGCGGCCCTCTGAGCTCACTCCGTCCAGGATGGCCGAGGCTGAGGTCGTCGTCTTCCGGTCGCACCGCAACCCCTACGATTGGGCCGTCCGGCAGCTGGGCGCCCGCCTGGTGGAAGTGGGGTATCCGAACGAGATCCAGCCCGTCACCGAAAGCGACTTTCGGGCGGTCTTCACCGATCGAACCACCGCCGTCCTTTACACTGTTTCGGGATGGACGGCTCCCGGCGCGCTGCCCCTGCGGGATGTTCGGCGGATTACGCTCGAATACGGAGTCCCGCTCTTAGTCGATGCAGCCGCGCAGTTGCCGCCCGTGGAGAACCTCTGGCGGTTTACCCGAGAGGAGGGAGCCGACGCGGTGATCTTTAGTGGCGGCAAGGACCTGCGAGGACCACAGGCGAGCGGGCTCATCGTTGGACGCCAAGGTTTCGTGGATCTTCTCGCAGAGGTTGCGTTTCCGGCTTACGGCATCGGCCGCATGCTGAAAGTCGGGCGGGAGGAGATGGCTGGCCTGCTTTCCGCTGTGGAACGGTACGTCTCCCTGGACCACGCCGCGCGAAAGCAGTGGTGTGAGGAGCAGGTCGAGTTGGCGCGCCGGGGGCTTGCCTCATTACCGGGCGTGACCGTTGAACGCTCCTATCCCAATGAAGCAGGTCAGCCGCTGCCGCGTGCCCTGGTACGTTGGATGGGACGCCCAGAGATGGCCAAGAGGGTGCAGGAGAAGCTGCTGGCTGGCGACCCGACTATCGCCGCCCACATCGATGAGAAGGACGGACTGTTCCTCAACCCCATGACCCTGGAGGAGGGCGAGATGTCGCTCATCGTCGACCGGGTGAAAGCTATTCTGGCCGACCTGGCTGTCGACGCCAGACGCTCCTGA